A DNA window from Streptomyces sp. CA-278952 contains the following coding sequences:
- the leuS gene encoding leucine--tRNA ligase, translated as MSETNSAAETAAPHRYTAAMAADIEARWQDFWDAEGTYEAPNPTGDLAGDPELAAKPKKFIMDMFPYPSGAGLHVGHPLGYIATDVYARHQRMTGHNVLHTLGFDAFGLPAEQYAVQTGTHPRVSTEANMENMKAQLRRLGLGHDNRRSFATIEAEYYKWTQWIFLQIFNSWYDSEADRARPIAELVEQFETGTRATPDGREWSALSATERADLLSEYRLAYASDAPVNWSPGLGTVLANEEVTADGRSERGNFPVFKAKLRQWNMRITSYADRLLNDLDGLDWPEAIKLQQRNWIGRSEGARVEFPVDTAGGITVFTTRQDTLFGATYMVLAPEHDMVERIIPAAWPEGTHPVWTGGHASPAEAVTAYRKQAAAKSDVERQAEAKDKTGVFTGAYATNPVSGEKVPVFIADYVLMGYGTGAIMAVPAHDARDFAFARAFELPMRCVVQPSDDRGTDPSTWDDAFASYDAKLVNSANEEISLDGLGVVEAKARITDWLKEHGVGEGTVNFRLRDWLFSRQRYWGEPFPIVYDEDGIAHPLPESMLPLELPEVEDYSPRTFDPEDATAQPETPLSRNADWVNVTLDLGDGAGPRKYRRETNTMPNWAGSCWYELRYLDPNNDRQLVDPAIEQYWMGPREGQPTGGVDLYVGGAEHAVLHLLYARFWSKVLHDLGHISSAEPFHKLYNQGMIQAFVYRDSRGIAVPAAEVEERDGAFYHEGEKVSRVLGKMGKSLKNAVTPDEICAEYGADTLRLYEMAMGPLDVSRPWDTRAVIGQYRLLQRLWRNVVDEETGEITVVDREPGEDTLRALHKAIDGVGQDMAGMRFNTAIAKVTELNNHLTKAGGPLSRSVAERLVLLIAPLAPHIAEELWRRLGHTESVVHQDFPVADPAYVVDETVTCVVQIKGKVRARLEISPAITDEELEALALADEAVVAALGGAGIRKVIVRAPKLVNIVPA; from the coding sequence ATGAGCGAGACGAATTCCGCAGCCGAGACGGCCGCGCCGCACCGCTACACGGCGGCGATGGCCGCTGACATCGAGGCACGCTGGCAGGACTTCTGGGACGCCGAGGGGACGTACGAGGCGCCGAACCCCACCGGTGACCTGGCGGGCGACCCGGAGCTGGCCGCCAAGCCGAAGAAGTTCATCATGGACATGTTCCCGTACCCCTCGGGTGCGGGGCTGCACGTCGGACACCCGCTGGGCTACATCGCCACCGATGTCTACGCCCGCCACCAGCGGATGACCGGCCACAACGTGCTGCACACCCTGGGCTTCGACGCCTTCGGCCTGCCCGCCGAGCAGTACGCCGTCCAGACGGGCACCCACCCCCGGGTCTCCACCGAGGCCAACATGGAGAACATGAAGGCCCAGCTGCGCCGGCTGGGTCTGGGCCACGACAACCGCCGCTCCTTCGCGACGATCGAGGCCGAGTACTACAAGTGGACGCAGTGGATCTTCCTGCAGATCTTCAACTCCTGGTACGACTCCGAGGCCGACCGGGCCCGCCCCATCGCCGAGCTGGTCGAGCAGTTCGAGACCGGTACGCGCGCGACCCCCGACGGCCGTGAGTGGAGCGCGCTGAGCGCCACCGAGCGCGCCGACCTGCTGAGCGAGTACCGCCTGGCGTACGCCTCCGACGCCCCGGTGAACTGGTCGCCCGGGCTGGGCACCGTCCTGGCCAACGAGGAGGTCACCGCCGACGGCCGCTCCGAGCGCGGCAACTTCCCCGTCTTCAAGGCCAAGCTGCGCCAGTGGAACATGCGCATCACCTCCTACGCGGACCGGCTGCTGAACGACCTGGACGGGCTGGACTGGCCCGAGGCCATCAAGCTGCAGCAGCGCAACTGGATCGGCCGCTCCGAGGGCGCGCGGGTCGAGTTCCCGGTGGACACCGCCGGCGGCATCACCGTCTTCACCACCCGCCAGGACACCCTGTTCGGCGCGACGTACATGGTGCTGGCGCCCGAGCACGACATGGTCGAGCGGATCATCCCGGCCGCCTGGCCCGAGGGCACCCACCCGGTGTGGACCGGCGGCCACGCGAGCCCGGCCGAGGCCGTCACCGCGTACCGCAAGCAGGCCGCCGCCAAGTCCGACGTCGAGCGGCAGGCCGAGGCCAAGGACAAGACCGGCGTCTTCACCGGCGCGTACGCGACCAACCCGGTCAGCGGCGAGAAGGTCCCCGTCTTCATCGCCGACTACGTCCTGATGGGCTACGGCACCGGCGCGATCATGGCCGTACCGGCGCACGACGCGCGCGACTTCGCCTTCGCGCGCGCCTTCGAGCTGCCGATGCGCTGCGTCGTCCAGCCCTCCGACGACCGCGGAACCGACCCCTCCACGTGGGACGACGCCTTCGCCTCGTACGACGCGAAGCTGGTCAACTCCGCCAACGAGGAAATCTCGCTGGACGGCCTGGGCGTCGTCGAGGCCAAGGCGAGGATCACCGACTGGCTGAAGGAACACGGCGTCGGAGAGGGCACCGTCAACTTCCGGCTGCGCGACTGGCTGTTCAGCCGGCAGCGCTACTGGGGCGAGCCGTTCCCGATCGTGTACGACGAGGACGGCATCGCCCACCCGCTGCCCGAGTCGATGCTGCCGCTGGAACTGCCCGAGGTCGAGGACTACTCCCCGCGCACCTTCGACCCGGAGGACGCGACCGCCCAGCCCGAGACCCCGCTGTCGCGCAACGCCGACTGGGTCAACGTCACGCTGGACCTGGGCGACGGCGCCGGCCCCCGGAAGTACCGCCGCGAGACCAACACCATGCCCAACTGGGCCGGTTCCTGCTGGTACGAGCTGCGCTACCTGGACCCGAACAACGACCGTCAGCTGGTCGATCCGGCGATCGAGCAGTACTGGATGGGCCCGCGCGAGGGGCAGCCCACCGGCGGTGTCGACCTGTACGTCGGCGGCGCCGAGCACGCCGTTCTGCACCTGCTGTACGCGCGCTTCTGGTCCAAGGTGCTGCACGACCTGGGCCACATCTCCTCCGCCGAGCCGTTCCACAAGCTGTACAACCAGGGCATGATCCAGGCCTTCGTCTACCGCGACAGCCGGGGCATCGCCGTTCCCGCCGCCGAGGTGGAGGAGCGCGACGGCGCGTTCTACCACGAGGGCGAGAAGGTCAGCCGCGTCCTGGGCAAGATGGGCAAGTCCCTGAAGAACGCGGTCACGCCGGACGAGATCTGCGCGGAGTACGGCGCGGACACGCTGCGCCTGTACGAGATGGCGATGGGCCCCCTGGATGTGTCGCGCCCCTGGGACACCCGGGCCGTGATCGGCCAGTACCGGCTGCTGCAGCGTCTGTGGCGCAATGTGGTCGACGAGGAGACCGGTGAGATCACCGTCGTCGACAGGGAGCCCGGCGAGGACACGCTGCGTGCCCTGCACAAGGCCATCGACGGGGTCGGCCAGGACATGGCGGGGATGCGGTTCAACACCGCCATCGCCAAGGTCACCGAGCTGAACAACCACCTGACGAAGGCCGGCGGCCCGCTGTCTCGCTCCGTCGCCGAGCGGCTGGTCCTGCTGATCGCCCCACTGGCCCCGCACATCGCGGAGGAGCTGTGGCGGCGGCTGGGCCACACCGAGTCGGTCGTGCACCAGGACTTCCCGGTGGCGGACCCGGCGTACGTCGTGGACGAGACCGTCACCTGCGTCGTCCAGATCAAGGGCAAGGTCAGGGCCCGCCTGGAGATCTCGCCCGCCATCACGGACGAGGAGCTGGAGGCGCTGGCCCTGGCCGACGAGGCGGTCGTCGCGGCGCTGGGCGGGGCCGGGATCCGCAAGGTGATCGTGCGCGCGCCGAAGCTGGTGAACATCGTCCCCGCGTGA
- a CDS encoding DegV family protein encodes MSRHVAIVTDSTAYLPRPTMERHGITAVPLTVVLGDRALEEGTEISARSLAQALQKRHSVTTSRPSPEVFAAAYRTAAEGGADAVVSLHLSSEFSGTYDAALLAAADAPVPVRVVDTGMVAMALGFCALAAAETAEAGGGLDEAVSAAEKRAAGTSAYFYVDTLDYLRRGGRIGTAQALLGSALAVKPILELDAGRIEMLEKVRTASKAIARLEEIVAERAGAAPVDIAVHHLAAPERAERLAERLRERVPGLVDLHVSEVGAVIGAHTGPGLLGAVISLR; translated from the coding sequence ATGTCCCGCCATGTCGCTATCGTCACCGATTCCACGGCCTACCTGCCGCGCCCGACGATGGAACGGCACGGCATCACCGCAGTGCCGCTGACCGTCGTCCTGGGCGACCGGGCGCTGGAGGAGGGCACGGAGATCTCGGCACGCTCGCTCGCCCAGGCTCTGCAGAAACGCCACTCCGTGACCACGTCCCGCCCCAGCCCCGAGGTCTTCGCCGCGGCCTACCGAACGGCGGCCGAGGGCGGCGCGGACGCGGTGGTGTCGCTGCACCTGTCCTCGGAGTTCTCCGGCACGTACGACGCCGCGCTGCTCGCGGCGGCGGACGCCCCCGTTCCCGTACGTGTGGTGGACACCGGCATGGTCGCCATGGCCCTGGGCTTCTGCGCTCTGGCGGCTGCGGAGACCGCCGAGGCGGGCGGCGGCCTGGACGAGGCGGTGTCGGCCGCGGAGAAGCGGGCCGCCGGCACCTCGGCGTATTTCTATGTCGACACGCTCGACTATCTGCGCCGGGGCGGACGCATCGGTACGGCGCAGGCCCTGCTGGGATCCGCGCTGGCGGTGAAACCGATCCTGGAACTCGACGCGGGACGGATCGAGATGCTGGAGAAGGTGCGGACGGCGTCCAAGGCCATTGCCCGCCTGGAGGAGATCGTCGCCGAGCGGGCGGGGGCGGCCCCGGTGGACATCGCCGTCCACCACCTCGCCGCCCCGGAGCGTGCGGAGCGCCTGGCCGAGCGGCTGCGCGAGCGCGTTCCCGGCCTGGTCGACCTCCACGTCAGCGAGGTCGGCGCGGTGATCGGGGCGCACACGGGGCCGGGGCTGCTCGGCGCGGTGATCTCCCTGCGGTGA
- a CDS encoding helix-hairpin-helix domain-containing protein, whose protein sequence is MAPRTPLVLGMVLLAAVGVAAFHFWSVRPQTVRAPEPVADEAAAPALPPDPLRSGGPRQVPRPAGGAPPDAGGSGSGQIVVDVSGKVRRPGVRRLPAGSRVADALDAAGGVRAGTDVTGLNRARVLLDGEQVVVGLPPGPPAPGTVGGGHAGADRPGGTPGGPGPSAPLSLNTATAEQLETLPGVGPVLAQHMIDYRTENNGFRSVDELRQVKGIGDRRFAELQPLVRP, encoded by the coding sequence ATGGCGCCGCGCACGCCGCTGGTGCTCGGGATGGTCCTGCTTGCCGCGGTGGGTGTCGCGGCGTTCCACTTCTGGTCCGTACGCCCCCAGACCGTGCGCGCGCCGGAACCGGTCGCGGACGAGGCGGCGGCGCCCGCGCTGCCACCGGACCCGTTACGGTCCGGGGGCCCCCGCCAGGTCCCCCGTCCGGCCGGAGGGGCGCCGCCGGACGCGGGTGGCAGCGGAAGCGGGCAGATCGTCGTCGATGTAAGCGGCAAGGTGCGTCGGCCGGGGGTCCGCCGGCTCCCGGCGGGCTCGCGGGTGGCGGACGCGCTCGACGCGGCGGGTGGTGTGCGCGCGGGCACGGATGTGACGGGGCTCAATCGGGCGCGGGTCCTGCTGGACGGTGAGCAGGTCGTCGTGGGCCTACCGCCCGGGCCGCCGGCCCCCGGGACGGTCGGTGGCGGGCACGCCGGGGCCGACAGGCCGGGCGGCACGCCGGGCGGGCCCGGCCCCTCGGCACCGCTGAGTCTGAACACGGCGACGGCGGAGCAGCTGGAAACGCTGCCAGGGGTCGGCCCCGTGCTGGCCCAGCACATGATCGACTACCGCACGGAGAACAACGGATTCCGGTCCGTCGACGAGCTCCGGCAGGTCAAGGGCATCGGCGACCGCCGCTTCGCCGAACTCCAGCCGCTCGTCCGGCCATGA
- a CDS encoding ComEC/Rec2 family competence protein, with translation MSSREAQDYVRGAGDAAGSSACAPRVPGTPSASGASGDSGDSGAPCGAGARADGPADLRLVPPALAVWAAAASTLGLPGKWAAAVAAACLVPAVVLLVVASRTSREGRPAGRSRAVAAGGAVLLCAAAGAAVAGLHGADVRRGPVPGLAEEYARIDADVRVTSDPRTTRPVVRGNHSTPPLLLIDAEVMEVRTPDGSGARVRTPVLLMVAAGDHRADWQKLLPSTRLRLGGRLSPPAHEGERLAAVLRVDDEGAPRITGPPTWTQRTAGGLRAGLREATDDLDADARALLPGLVVGDTSRVPPELHDAFKATDLTHLLSVSGANLSILLFLLVGPPGSALSAERRGLAPALGLSLRGTALIGGGLTLAFIVVCRPEPSVLRAAACGLITLLAIGTGRRRSLIPALAAAVVLLVLYDPWLARSYGFLLSVLATGALLTLAPRWSVALRARRVPGRLAEVLAAAAAAQAVCAPVVVVLASRVSLVAVPCNLLAEFAVAPATVLGFAALAVAPVAPPAAELLAGIAAWPVGWIATVARTGADLPGAEAQWPGGWSGAALLAGLTVAAVLLAPRLARHPWICAATGLLLVLAVLRPVPLTRIVTGWPPPDWAFALCDVGQGDAMVLMAGEGTGVVVDAGPDPRAVDRCLRDLAVTRVPLVVLTHFHADHVRGLPGVLRGRAVAAIQTTSLEEPPEQAAFVRRTAAAARVPTMRAVAGEHRRAGPVDWRVLWPRQGPGGAGSLVREPNDSSVTLRVRAAGGLTLLLLGDLEPPAQRELLRGREASGPVDVLKVAHHGSAFQDTGLLHGVRPRLALISCGADNPYGHPSARTVGALRAAGARVLRTDIDGAIAVAGTGKKLRAVGRS, from the coding sequence ATGAGCAGCCGGGAGGCCCAGGACTACGTCCGGGGAGCGGGCGATGCCGCGGGCAGCTCGGCGTGTGCACCGCGTGTTCCGGGAACGCCGAGTGCGTCGGGTGCGTCGGGGGATTCGGGCGATTCGGGTGCGCCGTGTGGGGCAGGGGCGCGAGCGGACGGGCCCGCGGACCTGCGGCTGGTTCCGCCCGCCCTGGCGGTCTGGGCGGCTGCGGCGTCGACGCTGGGGCTGCCGGGGAAGTGGGCGGCCGCCGTGGCCGCCGCCTGTCTGGTGCCGGCGGTCGTTCTGCTGGTGGTGGCCTCGCGCACCTCGCGGGAGGGGAGGCCCGCCGGACGGTCCCGGGCCGTCGCCGCCGGGGGAGCCGTCCTGCTGTGCGCGGCGGCGGGTGCGGCCGTGGCAGGACTGCACGGGGCCGATGTGCGGCGCGGTCCCGTCCCCGGGCTGGCAGAGGAGTACGCGCGGATCGACGCCGACGTACGGGTGACCTCGGATCCCCGGACGACCCGCCCGGTGGTCCGGGGCAACCACAGCACCCCGCCCCTTCTCCTGATCGACGCCGAGGTCATGGAGGTACGGACGCCGGACGGCTCGGGCGCCCGGGTCCGGACACCGGTGCTGCTCATGGTCGCGGCGGGCGACCACCGGGCGGACTGGCAGAAGCTGCTGCCGTCCACCCGGCTCCGGCTCGGCGGCAGGCTCTCGCCCCCCGCCCACGAGGGCGAACGCCTGGCGGCGGTCCTCCGGGTGGACGACGAGGGGGCGCCTCGGATCACCGGTCCGCCGACGTGGACCCAGCGCACGGCCGGGGGACTGCGTGCCGGGTTGCGGGAGGCGACGGACGATCTGGACGCGGACGCCCGTGCGCTGTTGCCGGGGCTGGTGGTCGGTGACACCTCCAGGGTCCCTCCCGAACTCCACGACGCCTTCAAGGCGACTGATCTGACGCACCTCTTGAGCGTTTCCGGGGCAAATCTGTCGATTCTGCTCTTCCTCCTCGTCGGGCCGCCCGGGTCGGCGCTGAGCGCGGAACGCCGCGGCCTGGCACCTGCGTTGGGGCTCTCCCTGCGAGGGACCGCGTTGATCGGCGGTGGGCTGACCCTCGCCTTCATCGTCGTGTGCCGTCCGGAACCGAGCGTGCTCCGTGCGGCAGCCTGCGGTCTCATCACGCTCCTCGCGATCGGAACGGGGCGCCGGAGATCCCTGATTCCCGCCCTGGCGGCGGCTGTCGTCCTCCTGGTCCTCTACGATCCCTGGCTCGCCCGGAGCTACGGCTTCCTGCTGTCGGTGCTCGCCACCGGTGCGCTGCTGACCCTCGCGCCACGGTGGAGCGTCGCCCTGCGGGCGCGGCGGGTGCCGGGCAGGCTGGCCGAGGTACTGGCCGCGGCGGCCGCCGCGCAGGCCGTGTGCGCACCCGTGGTGGTGGTCCTGGCCTCACGGGTCAGCCTGGTGGCGGTCCCGTGCAACCTGCTGGCGGAGTTCGCGGTGGCACCGGCGACGGTGCTCGGGTTCGCGGCCCTCGCCGTCGCCCCGGTCGCCCCGCCGGCGGCCGAACTGCTGGCCGGGATCGCCGCCTGGCCGGTCGGGTGGATCGCCACGGTCGCCCGCACGGGGGCGGACCTTCCCGGGGCTGAGGCCCAGTGGCCCGGAGGGTGGTCCGGCGCGGCGCTGCTGGCCGGTCTCACGGTGGCGGCCGTGCTCCTGGCGCCGCGGCTGGCCCGCCACCCGTGGATCTGCGCGGCCACGGGGCTGCTCCTCGTGCTGGCGGTGCTGAGGCCGGTTCCGCTGACCCGGATCGTGACCGGATGGCCGCCGCCCGACTGGGCGTTCGCGCTCTGCGACGTGGGGCAGGGCGACGCGATGGTGCTCATGGCGGGGGAGGGCACAGGAGTGGTCGTCGACGCCGGACCCGACCCCCGTGCGGTCGACCGGTGTCTGCGCGACCTCGCGGTGACCCGCGTCCCCCTCGTGGTCCTCACTCACTTCCACGCCGACCATGTGCGGGGGCTGCCGGGCGTGCTCCGGGGCAGGGCGGTGGCCGCGATCCAGACGACGAGCCTCGAAGAGCCGCCGGAACAGGCCGCGTTCGTACGGCGGACAGCGGCTGCGGCGCGGGTCCCGACGATGCGGGCCGTTGCGGGTGAGCACCGCCGGGCGGGCCCGGTCGACTGGCGGGTCCTCTGGCCGCGCCAAGGGCCGGGGGGAGCGGGGTCGCTGGTGCGGGAGCCGAACGACTCCAGCGTCACGCTGCGCGTACGGGCGGCCGGCGGGCTGACGCTGCTGCTCCTCGGGGACCTCGAACCTCCGGCCCAGCGGGAGTTGCTGCGCGGCCGGGAGGCCTCGGGTCCGGTGGACGTCCTCAAGGTGGCCCACCACGGCTCGGCGTTCCAGGACACCGGGCTGCTCCACGGCGTACGGCCGAGGCTGGCGCTCATCTCCTGCGGCGCGGACAACCCGTACGGACACCCCTCGGCCCGCACGGTGGGCGCCCTCAGGGCGGCCGGGGCCCGGGTCCTGCGCACCGACATCGACGGCGCGATCGCGGTGGCGGGCACCGGGAAGAAGCTGCGGGCGGTGGGCCGGTCATGA
- a CDS encoding pyridoxamine 5'-phosphate oxidase family protein gives MTGPDPARSREQRKQDTLNRLRQDEDAWVATASAAGVPTLVPLSFLWDDDTGTLVMATRRTNPTAVNVTPAGPIRITLGHTRDVVLIEGGARILEGADLPSATRGAFAAKLRWDPRTPVWVFLHITPDSVRAWREVNELADRDLMLAGTWLV, from the coding sequence ATGACCGGACCCGATCCCGCGCGCAGCCGGGAGCAGCGCAAGCAGGACACCCTGAACCGTCTGCGACAGGACGAGGACGCGTGGGTGGCGACAGCCTCCGCGGCCGGCGTTCCCACGCTGGTCCCGCTGTCGTTCCTCTGGGACGACGACACCGGCACCCTGGTCATGGCCACCCGGCGGACCAATCCCACCGCCGTCAACGTGACTCCCGCCGGCCCGATCCGCATCACCCTCGGCCACACCCGCGACGTGGTACTGATCGAGGGCGGGGCGAGGATCCTGGAGGGGGCCGACCTTCCCTCCGCGACACGGGGCGCCTTCGCCGCGAAGCTCCGATGGGACCCGCGCACCCCCGTCTGGGTGTTTCTGCACATCACCCCGGACTCCGTGCGCGCCTGGCGCGAGGTGAACGAACTCGCCGACCGCGACCTGATGCTCGCCGGAACGTGGCTGGTCTGA
- a CDS encoding arylamine N-acetyltransferase family protein, giving the protein MTSQTPTTSGASVPGPGNGVDGITPAAVDAYLTRIGAGRPARAGIEALRDLQHRHLLAVPFENLSVHLGEDIVLDERALMDKVTGGRGGFCYELNGAFGALLRALGFRVSLLQARVFGDGGRLGIPYDHMALRVETEDGSGPWLADVGFGDNALWPLALDDRADQEDPRGVFRLRRAPQGDLDLLRGGSRQFRLDLRPRTLPEFRGGAWYHRTSPDSHFTRSLVCSRYTETGRVTLSGRTLVTTVGGDQHRTELATDEEVLAAYRDHFGVRLSRVPQLREAVAAPGPDAGPR; this is encoded by the coding sequence ATGACCTCGCAGACACCCACGACGTCCGGCGCCTCCGTCCCGGGACCCGGCAACGGCGTCGACGGCATCACCCCCGCCGCCGTCGACGCCTATCTCACCCGGATCGGCGCGGGCCGTCCGGCGCGGGCAGGCATCGAAGCGCTGCGCGACCTGCAACACCGGCATCTGCTTGCCGTGCCCTTCGAGAACCTCTCGGTCCATCTGGGCGAGGACATCGTGCTGGACGAACGGGCGCTCATGGACAAGGTGACCGGCGGTCGCGGCGGTTTCTGCTACGAACTGAACGGCGCGTTCGGGGCGTTGCTGCGTGCCCTCGGCTTCCGGGTGAGCCTGCTCCAGGCCCGGGTCTTCGGAGACGGCGGCCGCCTGGGCATTCCGTACGACCACATGGCGCTGCGGGTGGAGACCGAGGACGGTTCGGGGCCCTGGCTGGCGGATGTCGGGTTCGGCGACAACGCGCTGTGGCCGCTGGCGCTCGACGATCGGGCGGATCAGGAGGATCCCCGGGGCGTGTTCCGGCTCCGTCGGGCGCCGCAGGGGGACCTGGATCTGCTGCGCGGAGGCTCACGGCAGTTCCGGCTCGACCTGAGGCCACGGACGCTGCCGGAGTTCCGGGGCGGGGCCTGGTACCACCGCACCTCGCCGGACTCGCACTTCACCCGGTCCCTGGTGTGCTCCCGGTACACGGAGACCGGGCGGGTGACGCTGAGCGGACGGACTTTGGTCACCACGGTCGGCGGGGATCAGCACCGTACGGAACTGGCCACGGACGAGGAGGTGCTCGCCGCCTACCGGGACCATTTCGGGGTGCGGCTCTCCCGGGTTCCCCAGCTCCGGGAGGCGGTCGCGGCGCCGGGACCCGACGCCGGCCCCCGGTGA
- a CDS encoding YceI family protein yields the protein MFGRWLGNRGQAGGRGGAFAGFKVPRTAGVLNCRVLDPVNEPVQQAEFVVTDSAGRKVIGGETDPFGSVLATVPAGDYRLAITAEGFTPFHGAVTVAEGAHATLGDVTLQVAQPPQLPDPGDWDIEPNHSQIGFTARHIGLARIHGRFNTFAGAVRIADRMEDSAMHVIIDAASIDTNVQMRDDHLRSGDFLDVGRYPTLEFYSERFVHRGGSRWGVTGALTLHGVSRTVTLDTQYLGIGSGLEGETRAACRATTELHREDFTLTWQTMVARGIAVVGPSIVIDLDIQIVPKG from the coding sequence ATGTTCGGCCGTTGGCTGGGAAACAGAGGCCAGGCGGGTGGGCGCGGTGGGGCCTTCGCCGGATTCAAGGTGCCCCGTACCGCGGGCGTGCTCAACTGCCGGGTGCTGGATCCGGTCAACGAACCGGTTCAGCAGGCCGAGTTCGTCGTGACCGACAGCGCGGGCCGCAAGGTGATCGGCGGCGAGACGGACCCCTTCGGCAGTGTTCTCGCCACGGTCCCGGCGGGCGACTACCGGCTGGCGATCACGGCTGAGGGCTTCACCCCGTTCCACGGAGCGGTGACCGTGGCCGAGGGCGCGCACGCCACTCTGGGCGATGTGACCCTCCAGGTGGCGCAGCCGCCGCAGCTGCCCGACCCCGGCGACTGGGACATCGAGCCGAACCACTCGCAGATCGGGTTCACCGCCCGGCACATCGGGCTGGCGCGCATCCACGGCAGGTTCAACACCTTCGCCGGGGCGGTCCGGATCGCCGACCGCATGGAGGACTCCGCCATGCACGTGATCATCGACGCGGCCTCGATCGACACCAATGTGCAGATGCGCGACGACCACCTGCGCTCCGGCGACTTCCTCGACGTCGGCCGTTATCCGACGCTGGAGTTCTACAGCGAGCGCTTCGTCCACCGGGGCGGCAGCCGGTGGGGTGTCACCGGGGCGCTGACCCTGCACGGCGTCAGCCGTACCGTGACGCTGGACACCCAGTACCTCGGGATCGGCAGCGGCCTGGAGGGCGAGACACGCGCCGCCTGCCGGGCCACCACCGAACTGCACCGCGAGGACTTCACCCTCACCTGGCAGACCATGGTGGCGCGCGGGATCGCCGTGGTGGGGCCGAGCATCGTCATTGACCTCGACATCCAGATCGTGCCCAAGGGCTGA
- the holA gene encoding DNA polymerase III subunit delta: MATRKNSTDDPLAPLTLAVGQEDLLLDRAVQQVVAAARAADADTDVRDLASDQLQPGTLAELTSPSLFAERKVVVVRNAQDLSADTIKDVKAYLGAPVEEITLVLLHAGGAKGKGLLDAARKAGAREVACPKTTKPAERLSFVRSEFRAHGRSATPEACQALVDSIGSDLRELASAVSQLIADVEGTIDEAVVGRYYTGRAEASSFTVADRAVEGRAAEALEALRWSLSTGVPPVLITSALAQGVRAIGKLSSARGGRPADLARELGMPPWKIDRVRQQMRGWTPDGVAVALRAVAAADAGVKGGGDDPEYALEKAVVVVARAARTGR, encoded by the coding sequence ATGGCCACCAGGAAGAATTCCACCGACGATCCGCTCGCGCCCCTCACCCTCGCCGTGGGCCAGGAGGACCTCCTCCTGGACCGTGCGGTGCAGCAGGTGGTGGCGGCCGCCCGTGCTGCCGACGCCGACACGGACGTACGTGATCTGGCGTCGGACCAGTTGCAGCCCGGCACGCTCGCCGAGCTCACCAGCCCCTCGCTCTTCGCCGAGCGCAAGGTCGTGGTCGTGCGCAACGCGCAGGACCTCTCGGCCGACACGATCAAGGACGTCAAGGCGTATCTCGGCGCGCCGGTCGAGGAGATCACGCTCGTCCTGCTGCACGCGGGCGGCGCCAAGGGCAAGGGGCTGCTGGACGCGGCGCGCAAGGCCGGGGCGCGGGAGGTCGCCTGCCCGAAGACCACCAAGCCCGCCGAGCGGCTCTCCTTCGTACGGTCGGAGTTCCGGGCGCACGGGCGGTCCGCGACGCCGGAGGCCTGCCAGGCGCTGGTCGACTCCATCGGCAGCGACCTGCGGGAGCTGGCGAGTGCGGTGTCCCAGCTGATCGCGGACGTCGAGGGCACGATCGACGAGGCGGTCGTCGGGCGCTATTACACCGGCCGGGCGGAAGCCTCGTCGTTCACCGTCGCCGACCGGGCGGTCGAGGGGCGCGCGGCGGAGGCGCTGGAGGCACTGCGGTGGTCGTTGTCGACCGGGGTCCCGCCCGTCCTGATCACCAGTGCGTTGGCGCAGGGGGTGAGGGCGATCGGGAAGCTGTCCTCGGCCCGGGGGGGCCGGCCGGCCGATCTGGCCCGGGAGCTGGGTATGCCGCCGTGGAAGATCGACCGGGTGCGGCAGCAGATGCGGGGATGGACGCCGGACGGGGTCGCGGTGGCCCTGCGGGCGGTGGCGGCGGCGGACGCGGGGGTGAAGGGCGGGGGGGACGATCCCGAGTACGCCCTGGAGAAGGCCGTCGTCGTGGTCGCGAGGGCCGCGCGGACGGGACGGTAG
- the rpsT gene encoding 30S ribosomal protein S20, giving the protein MANIKSQIKRNKTNEKARLRNKAVKSSLKTAIRKAREAAVAGDVEKATTAVRDASRQLDKAVSKGVIHKNAAANKKSALASKVASLQA; this is encoded by the coding sequence GTGGCGAACATCAAGTCCCAGATCAAGCGGAACAAGACCAACGAGAAGGCGCGCCTGCGCAACAAGGCCGTCAAGTCGTCGCTCAAGACCGCGATCCGCAAGGCCCGCGAGGCCGCCGTTGCCGGTGACGTCGAGAAGGCCACCACGGCCGTCCGCGACGCTTCCCGTCAGCTCGACAAGGCTGTCTCGAAGGGTGTCATCCACAAGAACGCCGCCGCCAACAAGAAGTCGGCGCTGGCGTCCAAGGTTGCCTCCCTGCAGGCCTGA